From the Trifolium pratense cultivar HEN17-A07 linkage group LG4, ARS_RC_1.1, whole genome shotgun sequence genome, the window GGGAAAGTCAGGTAATGATTCCTTTTGCTATTGATAAAAATGTTTATGCTTTTGGTGGTCCGATTCCAGATGATATGAATTTGACTAGGGAAGTAGATGAGATATTTCCATGTCTCGAAACTTGCGAACCCAGAATCTTTGACAGCAAACCCTATAACTTTGAATATATGCTGACAAATTATAAACCCTTTCGATCCCATCCTTATTACGGGAATAGCCTTTACCTTACTTGGCTTGATCGAATAGAACAATCCTTTGGCAAATTCTGGAAAGATTATGGAATCTTCGAGTTAATACAATTTTCTAGGATAGGGCCCAAATACCAACCTGAAATGCTCATTGCTGCGATGCATTTCTTCGAAAAATCTACCAACACCTTTCACTTCAAAAGTGGTATGATGACACCCACCCTGTTCGATGTGTCAGCTATCACAGGGTTAAGACCCACTGGCAAAACTTACAGCCCTGATGATGTTAGTGATAACATCACTTTAAACTATAAAGAAAACGCCTTTTCTGCCTTTATCCTCAAACATTCAGGACCTGAGAATGAAGAAGTCTCAGATGAGGAACATGTGGCCTTTCTCACTCTATGGCTATCCCATTATGTATTTTGCTCTCGATCTCTCCAAATTGCTAGGAAATTTATACCCATGGCTGTGCAAATACATGAAGGATGCCATTTTGCCTTAGGACGCCTTCTGCTGGCAACCCTGTATGAGTCGATTGGGGAAGTTTGTGATAACCTAAAAGGTTTAGTTCCTGCCAAATCGAAATCGAAGAAAGCTGCGCCAGATGGATGTTTTCAAGCTGCTGGGCCAATGTGGCTATTACAGTTGTGGTTAAATGCCACCTTTGAAAAGGAACTTGGTTTGTTCATTCCCACCGAACATCATGCTTCGATAGCTAAAAGGAAAATTGAAGGCACCCGCTTGATAAGGCTTCAACCTAATCCCCTCGAACAAAACATTCAACAGCTTTTCATGAAGtacatgaaaattttcttaGCCATTGACCAATTCAAGCCTGAGCATGCTCCATTTGTGAAGAGAACCATTGGTCCCTCCTGGTTCGTCAAAGAAATACCAGTGTTGAATCCTAATGCTGAGGAGGAAATAAATGAAACCTGGACAGCATACTTAGATCCTACCATTCTGTCTATTCGAATTGGTACCCTATCTTCTGAATATGCATTAATTGGGTATCAACCGAATTTGGTCTCTAGACAGTTTGGCTTTTCGCAGCTTCGACCAAAGAGCATGTATATAAGAAAGAAGAACATCGTGCTTGGGACTACTGTGACTTCCACTTTGTATGAAAGGTACATGAAGATTAGTCGTGATAACGTTTATGGCTTCGAGCCATTTGACTTCAACCTTTCTTACTACTGTACACAAGAGTTTGCCACCTGGTGGAGGCGATATTTCGACAGCAAACACCTAGGAGATGCAGTGCTTATCTCGAGGTTGGAGAGTGGGTTTACTCGACCTCAGATAAAGAGAATCGAACAGCAAGTCAAGACCACAGGTAACTTGTCTTTATATATGCACtttctttttaccaaatattctCATATTGTTTCGATTTAACCTTTTGCTTATGTTTCCTAGTTACCAAGAAACAAGCTGCAGAATCTGTTAAGACAGTTAAAGAGAAAACAACATCAAAGGCAGTTGAGTCTGAAGAGCCTTCTAAGGTACATACTGAATCGAACTTGACTTTCCTGGAAATTCTAGgttaaatctttattttttcaacCTACTTCTTTTAGGCACGTAAAAGACCAACCAACGTCCCTTCCACTGAGACTGGCCCATCGAAGAAGCCAAAACCTAACACGATAGTCGTCAGTGACGAAGAAGAGGTATAAGTTTTTCTAACTTATTTTCAAAGTTCCTTCCAAACCAATTCCATTAATTCAAATGTTTCTTGTCTCGACTTCTATTCGCAGGAAGAAGAACAAAGTTTCCAGAGAAAGAGGAGCCAGCCTCCTGTGAATATTGAAACAAACATTCCAGAAACTACTTCTGATGATCTTTCTACTGAAGAGAAGgaaaagaagatgaaagaaaagaaagagaagaaggaaAGGAAAGCGAAGAGGaaagaggaaaagaagaaagaaggaaagaaaagttcagaggatcgaacccgggataaaaagaataaaaagtcAAAGTCCTCAAGTGATCCTTCTGCAACCAACCTTAAATCCCCTTCGATCTCGAATGAACAACAAGAGACTACCCCTGACGCTGAAGTTCAAGAAGATGCTGCTATGCCTGATGCTACACTCAAAGAATCGGACAACATGCCCTAGCAAGACAACAATCCAGAGGTACTTGTACTACTTTACTTGCATTTTCTTACTTATAATAAGTAAAGTTATATTCCCTCATATTCGATTCTGTTTTTCAGGACATCCTATCGAACAAGTCTAGTGGTGATACTCTCAAAGATAGTGAGACCACTATTTCTGAAAAAATCATACCAGAGCCTAGTCAAGATCAATCAGAGCATCCTATGTCTGCAGAGACTGATGACAAGGCTTCTCCTTTCAAGGAATGGAACGGAAATCCAACAGTCGAGGTCGATGCTGATGAAACTTCCTCAGAGGAAGAAGACTTTGATTCTGAAGCCATAAAGGAAGCAGAGGCTGGTGGATCAGAATTGCTACCTGAAACCTCGACATCGAAACTGTCAGCCAGCCTAGGGCTCGCTGAAGAAGAATTCATTTCCTTGCAAATTCATGATCCTGAAGCTGCTCTAAAACTTCTGATTTCTAAAACAACTACTGATCCCGTAAGTTCGAGTGGACCCAGTAATTCAACTGCTTCAGATTCAGAAATCAATTCTTCGGTTCGACAAGACTCTCTGATTTCGAAGCTATATACTGACTTCATCAATGGAGACATCTTGGCATCAGTTGAGGAACACCCTGCTAATGCTTTCAAGCATAAGtcttttttgaacaagttgcaTAATCCTCAAACTGATCTCGAAACCTTGGGAAAAGTCATCCAGCTCGAATCGATCCTGGACCAGTTTGCTACTACAGTGCAAAACCTGAAACGCAACTCTCAGAAACTTGTTGGTCAGCAGGCTGCTTATGATGCATTATTTGAGAAGGCCATGGCTGCTCAATCGAAAGTTGACCAAATGAAAGCACAAGTTCAGCAACCAGGCCTTGGGATTCAAGAATGTACCAACAATATTTCCAAGTGGGAGGCAGAAATAGATTCTCTTCGAGCTGAGATTGCTGATCGAGAGAAAAAGATTCTTGAAGAGAAAGCAAAGCGTGCAAAGATTGAAGAAGCTGTTGCTGCTACCACTCAAGAATCTATCCGCGAAGCTGCGAAAGAAGGTATTTCTCACTTCAGTGCTGCCACTGTGATCAAAGAAGAGATCAAATCTCTCGAAGATGCAATCAAGATTCAGACTGTCGAAGTTGGCCTTATTAAGGACCATTATGCTGATTTCAAATCTAAGTGTTTGTCTTAgattttcttttgatgtttTTAAATTCTCGAACAATTATctggttttgtttttatttggtttgtaaCCTTGACAATTGCCTCTTATGGCACTTTTATTTCGTTTATGccatttcaatttcgtttcgAATATTTATTCTGTGCTAATATTAACTTCTAAAAGcgttggtttatattttttcaaatacttaCCATTTATATTCAATGTTCGCTTTTCTGGAGTTAATTCTTCTATTTCATACGCACCATTCGAAAatacttgtattattttaaaaggtccttcccaatttggAGACCATTTGCCTAAAACTCTATCTTTTTTGTCCATAGGCAAaataactttccaaactaaATTCCCCACGTCAAAGGTTTTTAATTTAACCTTCTTATTATAGGCCTTTgctactctttctttttgtctACTTAAAGTATCAAgtgctcttagcctttcttcgtCTAAATCAACCAATTCATCAAACATCATACTCCAATAGTGATAAGTTGGTATCTCCATTTGCCTTTGAATTCTGATAGATTGCAAATAAATTTCCACTGGTAACACGGCATCATGACCATATGTTAATCGAAATGGAGTAGAATTTGTTGATTCTTTAGGGGAATTTCTACATGCCCATAAGACCTGATTTAAAGTCTTGTTCCAATTTCTTGGCTTTTGAGCAATATGTTTTCTGATTAatccaataataattttattggcaGCTTCTACTTGACCATTTGCTTGTGCATAATAAGGTGTCGAAGTCAAAAGTTTAAACCCTGTTTGCCTGGCAAattcttgcatctttcgaccagtAAACACTGAACCTTGATCAGTTGTGATGGTTTCAGGAAttccaaacctataaataatgtgGTTTTGGATAAAACTTATAACTTCTTCTTGATCAACGTTGGGCAAGGGTATAGCTTcgatccatttggtaaaataatcaacacCAACTATTATgtacttttgattttttgatgatGCTGGTTTTATTTCACCAATTAAATCCAATGCCCAACCTCTAAATGGCCAAGGTTTTATTATCGAATGTAATTCACTTGCGGGTACATGTTGGATTCCTGCATGTTTTTGACAGTCTTGACAACCTTTAGCAAAATCTATGCAATCTTTTAACATAGATGGCCAGTACATGCCTTGTCGAACTAAAAGCCATTTCATCTTATGGCCTGATTGGTGAGAACCACAAGCCCCACTATGAACATCAGATATTGCTATGTAGGCTTCATTCTCACTAAGACATTTCAACAGTACTCCTTCGAGGGTCTTTTTAAACAATTCATTACCAATGATCACATAATTTGATGCCCTATATTTGATCTTTCGAAGAGCACTCCCGATTGGATTTTCCAAATATTCTACAATTGGTTTTCTCCAATCACCATCTATTAAATTGTCAATGACCAAAATTTGGAGTTCATCATAATTCATTTCTTTATCAGAATTATTTATGTCATTTGGTGACATCTCTGCCCCCTCAAGTTTTGGCATTGACAATTCCAATTGCATTGGCTCATTAGAAATCaacttttctttgatttctattaATTGTTCTAGCCTTGCTTTGGACACTTTGTATCCTGAAGCAATCTGGGCTAAGTCATTAGCTTCTTGATTTTCTATTCGAGGAACATGTTCTATGTCAATCGAATCGAAACGTTTTAGTAACGCATTTGCTATGACAAAATAACGAATCAAATGCTCTTTGATACATTTGTACTCTTTTGTCAATTGCTTTAACACTAACTCTGaatcaccttttattttaatgtcttttGCCCCCAGGTTCAACAATATTTCTaatcctgctatcaaagcctcaTATTCAGCTTCATTGTTCGAACAAATACCATTAATCCTGTATTTGAACTTAGTAGGAATTTTTTGTGGGGAGACTATCAAAATACCTATTCCAGTACCATGTTGATGTCTAGATCCATCGAAATACAAAGTCCATGGTTCTAGAGCAATGTAATTTTGAGGTGGTTCGATTGCTGAATGATCAACAATGAAGTCAGCCACTATTTGGCCTTTAATTGCTTTCAAAGGCTTGTATGAAAGTGAATATTCAGAAAGAGCTAAAGCCCATCTTCCAATTCGACTatgtaaaattggttttagcaacatatgtttaataacatcataatgagaataaacataaacatcaataggctttatataatgcttcaatttcatacaggaaaagtacaaacaaagacaaagcttttcaatactACTATATCTAGTTTCAACATCATTAAGGACTCTACTTAAATAATAAATGGCCTTCTCTTCGCCATTTTCGTCCTCTTGGGCTAACATACTACCTAATGTGGTATCAGATGCTGAAATATACAACTTCATAAACTTATTTCTAATTGGTGGCATCAGAGTTGGAGGATTAGACAAGTATCTTTTGATTGCATCGAATGCTTCTTGCTGATCCTGCCCCCAAGTAAAAATATCCTCTTTCTTGAGTCGAAGCAATGGTGAAAAAGCTTGAGCTTTACCACTTAGATTCGAAATGAATCTTCTCAGAAAGTTGATCTTTCCTAACAAGGATTGAAGTTGCTTTTTGTTTGTTGGAGGGTTAGTCTCCAAAATCgcttttgtcttgttttggtttatctcaatgccttttttatgcaccacaaacccaaggaaatctcctgcatgtacacaaaaagcacatttcaatggattcattttcaatccatatttcctcattctttcgaatgacttttttaaacaaaccaaatgatcattttgtgatgatgatttaacaataatatcatcaatatatacttgcataaaagtatctataaaatcatggaaaattgagttcattgctctttggtatgtggctccagcatttttcaatccaaacgGCATTACGACCCATTCATAGGTACCCAAAGCCCCTGGGCATCGAAAAGCTGTTTTTGCCACATCTTCCTCAgcgataaaaatttggttatatCCAGAATACCCATCTAACATGCTAAGATATTCGAAGCCTGCTGCTGAATCTATTAACATTTCTGCTACAGGCATCGAATATTCATCTTTAGGGGTAGCATTATTTAAGTCCCTAAAATCTATACATATTCTAAGagaaccatttttcttaatgacagGAACTATATTTGCTAACCATTCGACATACCTGGCAGTCCGGATGAACTTGCTTCTCAGCAGCCTTTCAATTTCCTCCTTGATCTTAGATAGGATTTCTGGTGCGAATCTTCTGGGTGATTGTTTAACTGGTTTCTTGTCTGGTCGAATGGGTAATCTATGTTCGACCAAATTTCTGTCTAAACCTGGCATTTCATTGTAATCCCAAGCAAAACAATCTTTGAACTCTTTAAGGAGTTCGACCAGTTTATCACGCAAGTCCTTTGGGATATTGGCACTTATGTACGTTGGCCTTTTGatagagccatctccaatatctatTTCCTCCAAAGGGTCTTGGGCCTGCATCTTTTGATTGGAACTGGAAGGATCCTTTTCAAATCCTAATGGTTCTTCATCATAGATGCAGTCCAATTTTTGAGTTATTGGCAATAATTTGCCATCTTCACAGTTgttggcttcgacagccatattttcttgcaGCATTGTGGCTTCTAAAGCCATCTTTATCTTGTTTTCGGCCATATAAGCCGAAATCTTGGCCCAAGCATTGGGCTTAGTCATCGTAGTACTCTTCAAGGTCCCACCCAGTTGGGCGGACTTTGCCTTCATCCACATGTGGACCTTCATCTATCTCCTCTCTCTCCCAAATGAATCCATGAGTTGGATCCAATTTGACAGAATGGTAGACATTATCAGCAGGGGCATAGGCATATCCCTGTTCAGTGCATGGCGATATATTCGCCAATTTCTTGTCAAATGAATGCTTGGTTATGTGGTGTGTTTCAGCCCTAAAATAACTTTGATCAGCTTCGATATTTTCTACCACACCATCATCCCTCCAAATACTTACTCTCTGATGGAGAGTCGAAGGCActgctccaacaccatgtatccactCCCTTCCTAGAAGCAGATTATAATTGGCCTTCGATGctacaaccaaaaacaaagttgGCCTAACAGTGCTGCCAACTGCCACATCGACTTGAATTGCCCCCAGCGAGAAACCAGTCTCACCTTCGTAATTCGAAAGAACGATGTTGTGGGGGTGCAAGTCAGTAGAGAATTTACCAATCTTGGTAATCATGAATTCTGGCATCAGGTTTACTGCTGCTCCTCCATCGATCAACACTTTGTTGACCCCCACATTGTTTACTTTGGCCTGAATAAAGAGGGGTTTCAAATGATTCTTCATTCCCTCAGTTGGCCTCTCAAAATTGGCCATTTGTTCCTCTAAGCAGCCATTATTCAttacataataacacattggccTGTGTAAAGCCAATTCAGACTCATCGAATTCATCCTCCCCTTCAGTCACTTCTGACCACACGTCATATTCAGCAGGGAGAATTGAAACTACGTTCACCAGCACATCAAACTCGGGATCTGAATCGAGGAGATCCTCATCTTCCATGTTCTCTCCTTCAAACTCATTCTCTACCTTTCGATCATCCTCTGGTTGAGTCAATCTTTCTTTCAGAGGCCTTCTAGCCACTTCGACAACCTGTTTTCCTTTGTTGTCTTCAGTCTTTTGAGCCTCTTGAAGGGAGAGCCTTTGTTGGCGCTGATGCCTACGCCATTGTGTGCGGGTCATGGGATTCTTTCCCTTGTAATTGTTTATGTAAGCATACTTCTTCGAATCAACAGAATGACTCGAACTTCCCTTGTCAACAGAATTTCTGACAAAGTCGGATGCATGACCATGAACCCATTTGTTCATTGGTGATTTGTTGGATGGCACAAAAGTATTTGGGTTGCCCAACCTTTGATGTATTGGTTTAGCATGCGCCATGTTCTGTTTTTTCATTGGCCTTGAGTTTGGCcaattctctttgtttcttctgAATGGTATAAACTTGTTAAGGCCCTCAGTAGCCTTCTTGTCGAATACAGCACTGCACCTTGGGCAAAGCATC encodes:
- the LOC123922369 gene encoding uncharacterized protein LOC123922369 — protein: MALEATMLQENMAVEANNCEDGKLLPITQKLDCIYDEEPLGFEKDPSSSNQKMQAQDPLEEIDIGDGSIKRPTYISANIPKDLRDKLVELLKEFKDCFAWDYNEMPGLDRNLVEHRLPIRPDKKPVKQSPRRFAPEILSKIKEEIERLLRSKFIRTARYVEWLANIVPVIKKNGSLRICIDFRDLNNATPKDEYSMPVAEMLIDSAAGFEYLSMLDGYSGYNQIFIAEEDVAKTAFRCPGALGTYEWVVMPRIGRWALALSEYSLSYKPLKAIKGQIVADFIVDHSAIEPPQNYIALEPWTLYFDGSRHQHGTGIGILIVSPQKIPTKFKYRINGICSNNEAEYEALIAGLEILLNLGAKDIKIKGDSELVLKQLTKEYKCIKEHLIRYFVIANALLKRFDSIDIEHVPRIENQEANDLAQIASGYKVSKARLEQLIEIKEKLISNEPMQLELSMPKLEGAEMSPNDINNSDKEMNYDELQILVIDNLIDGDWRKPIVEYLENPIGSALRKIKYRASNYVIIGNELFKKTLEGVLLKCLSENEAYIAISDVHSGACGSHQSGHKMKWLLVRQGMYWPSMLKDCIDFAKGCQDCQKHAGIQHVPASELHSIIKPWPFRGWALDLIGEIKPASSKNQKYIIVGVDYFTKWIEAIPLPNVDQEEVISFIQNHIIYRFGIPETITTDQGSVFTGRKMQEFARQTGFKLLTSTPYYAQANGQVEAANKIIIGLIRKHIAQKPRNWNKTLNQVLWACRNSPKESTNSTPFRLTYGHDAVLPVEIYLQSIRIQRQMEIPTYHYWSMMFDELVDLDEERLRALDTLSRQKERVAKAYNKKVKLKTFDVGNLVWKVILPMDKKDRVLGKWSPNWEGPFKIIQVFSNGAYEIEELTPEKRTLNINGKYLKKYKPTLLEVNISTE